CAAATTCACCGCGACTGTGGGGCGTCCAGCGATAGCTCCAGAACACCCAACTGTATGGCGACAGCGGTTTCTCGATTTCGGCGAGGAACCAGGTTCGCTCGCCGTCGGTAGACACTTGCACATACTGTATGCCGCGATCCCCGGCAAATGCGATGCCCTTGATTTCTGTGGAACGCAAAGGCAGGGCGTCTTCGTTTTGCGGGAAGTCGATTCTGGAAAAAATATGAACTCGGGCTTGTTGCGTCCAACCTTTTTTCTGCCAATAACCCTGATAGGAGCCGCGCGAAATTTCGATCTCGCGCAACCACTTCACCTGCTTGATGCCGTACAGACCGGGGATGAGCAGTCGCACGGGCATTCCGTGGTCCGGCGTTAAAGGCTGATCGTTCATGCTGTAGGCGATCATCGCTCCGGGGTGAAATCCTTTTTTCAATGGCACGCTTTCGTGATAACCGTCGTCGGCTCGCAGGATCAGACGATTGGAGAAAAAGTCGGGGTCGGCCTTTCGTAGTAATGTGGAGAGGGGAACGCCCTGCCAGTAGGCGTTGCCGAGGGCGCGGCCGCCAACAGGATTTCCGATGCAGGAAAGGGTGATCGCCTGACGCACCGAGGGCATGGCGCGAATCTCATCGAGACTCAGAGATAAGGGCTGGGACAGTCTGCCGTGGATTTTGAGACGCCAGTCGGGAGAGCGCATGACTTCGGCTTTGGGCGGAC
This window of the Candidatus Nitrohelix vancouverensis genome carries:
- a CDS encoding molybdopterin-dependent oxidoreductase: MQLTRKQFLKSLLADFALLALAPLKALANMKPRILQTRRETLPVTPVPEFYVEDISGPPKAEVMRSPDWRLKIHGRLSQPLSLSLDEIRAMPSVRQAITLSCIGNPVGGRALGNAYWQGVPLSTLLRKADPDFFSNRLILRADDGYHESVPLKKGFHPGAMIAYSMNDQPLTPDHGMPVRLLIPGLYGIKQVKWLREIEISRGSYQGYWQKKGWTQQARVHIFSRIDFPQNEDALPLRSTEIKGIAFAGDRGIQYVQVSTDGERTWFLAEIEKPLSPYSWVFWSYRWTPHSRGEFDISVRAADQYSGRQENGSRDPFPSGVDGVHRIRVEIL